From the Huiozyma naganishii CBS 8797 chromosome 2, complete genome genome, one window contains:
- the BAT2 gene encoding branched-chain-amino-acid transaminase BAT2 (similar to Saccharomyces cerevisiae BAT2 (YJR148W) and BAT1 (YHR208W); ancestral locus Anc_4.389), producing the protein MSQPLDSSKVTIVPTGTPSAPIPNEKLRFGKQFTDHMLQVEWTAENGWDAPVIKPYGPFSIDPSCCVLHYAFELFEGMKAYWTVDDQISLFRPERNMSRMNKSAARICLPEFDTEELIKLIGLLLQQDKHLIPKGEGYSLYIRPTMIGTTNAIGVGAPDRALLFVICSPVGPYYKTGFKSVKLEATDYATRAWPGGVGDKKLGANYAPCIQPQLRAASKGYHQNLWLFGPEKYVTEVGTMNCFFVFENKTQNVKELVTAPLDGTILEGVTRDSILTLARARLDPTEWQISERYCSIFEVRERAQRGELLEVFGSGTAATVSPIEEIGFEGGSIPVPLSEGEQSGPLTKDIARWIMEIQYGKSKFQDWSRIVAEA; encoded by the coding sequence atgTCACAACCGCTAGACTCTTCTAAAGTAACAATCGTACCCACGGGGACCCCATCGGCGCCAATCCCCAATGAGAAACTCCGATTTGGGAAACAGTTCACGGACCATATGTTGCAAGTGGAATGGACCGCGGAAAACGGGTGGGATGCACCCGTTATAAAACCGTACGGTCCATTTTCGATCGACCCCTCCTGCTGCGTGTTACACTATGCCTTCGAGTTGTTTGAAGGTATGAAGGCATATTGGACCGTTGATGACCAGATTAGCTTGTTCAGACCAGAGAGGAACATGAGTAGGATGAACAAGTCAGCGGCACGTATCTGTCTCCCCGAATTTGACACGGAGGAACTTATCAAGTTGATCGGGCTGTTACTCCAACAGGATAAACACCTGATCCCCAAGGGTGAAGGTTACTCCCTGTACATTAGACCTACAATGATAGGCACTACAAACGCGATTGGTGTTGGGGCACCGGACAGAGCATTACTGTTTGTCATTTGTTCCCCAGTGGGGCCATACTACAAGACTGGTTTCAAATCCGTGAAACTTGAAGCTACAGATTATGCGACCAGGGCATGGCCCGGTGGTGTTGGGGATAAGAAGTTGGGTGCCAATTATGCCCCATGTATCCAACCTCAATTGAGAGCCGCCTCGAAGGGGTACCATCAGAACCTATGGCTTTTCGGTCCCGAAAAATACGTCACAGAAGTTGGGACCATGAACtgtttttttgtctttGAGAATAAGACCCAAAATGTGAAGGAACTGGTCACTGCACCATTGGATGGGACAATCTTAGAAGGTGTCACTAGAGACTCGATTTTGACGTTGGCACGTGCGAGATTGGACCCTACGGAATGGCAAATTAGTGAACGGTACTGTTCCATCTTTGAAGTAAGAGAAAGAGCCCAAAGGGGTGAATTACTGGAGGTGTTTGGATCTGGTACTGCAGCTACTGTTTCTCCCATCGAGGAGATAGGTTTTGAGGGGGGATCCATCCCTGTGCCATTGAGCGAGGGAGAACAATCGGGTCCCCTAACAAAAGATATAGCTCGGTGGATTATGGAAATACAGTATGGCAAGAGCAAGTTCCAAGACTGGTCAAGGATTGTCGCTGAGGCATGA
- the KNAG0B06940 gene encoding sugar porter family MFS transporter, translated as MYHYESEGVPPNVTNSNSLGSDPSYKEDNEFLKDNGSENPEFIKEIPKKPASAYVTVSLLCLMVAFGGYIFGWDTGTISGFIQQTDFIRRFGQQRSDGTYYLSKVRTGLIVGIFSIGCAIGGIAFSKIGDQVGRRLALVFVTAVYMVGLVISIASINKWYQYFIGRIISGLGVGGIAVYSPLLISEVSPKHVRGTLVSCYQLMITLGIFLGYCTNYGTKNYDNSVQWRVPLGLGFAWALFMIAAMFFVPESPRYLIEKGRMEDAKRSVSQSNKVSVDDPAVVSEVELLHAGIELERAAGSATWDELFSTKGKVLQRLIMGVIIQSLQQLTGANYFFYYGTTIFKSVGLEDSFQTSIIIGVVNFASTFFGIYFVERFGRRRCLLWGAATMVACFVVYASVGVTRLYPNGMDQPSSKGAGNCMIVFTCFFIFCFATTWAPIAYVIVAETFPLRIKAKGMSISVAANWIWNFLLGFFTPFITGAINFYYGYVFMGCLVFAFFYVFFFVPETKGLTLEEVNTMWEENVLPWKSPSWVPPSRRGADYDVAAMSSDTRPWYKKMSS; from the coding sequence ATGTATCATTACGAGAGTGAGGGAGTCCCTCCTAATGTGACTAACTCCAACTCGTTGGGGTCTGACCCTTCGTACAAGGAGGATaacgagttcttgaaggataaCGGTAGTGAAAACCCTGAGTTTATCAAGGAGATCCCAAAGAAGCCGGCCTCCGCTTACGTCACGGTTTCGTTGCTGTGTCTGATGGTCGCCTTTGGTGGTTACATCTTTGGTTGGGATACCGGTACGATTTCTGGGTTTATCCAACAGACTGACTTTATAAGAAGGTTTGGGCAGCAGCGTTCCGATGGGACTTACTACTTGTCCAAAGTCCGTACAGGGTTGATCGTGGGTATCTTCAGTATCGGATGTGCCATTGGTGGGATCGCCTTTTCTAAAATAGGTGACCAGGTTGGTCGTAGACTGGCCCTTGTGTTTGTTACAGCGGTGTACATGGTCGGGTTGGTCATATCGATTGCATCGATCAATAAATGGTACCAGTATTTCATCGGTAGAATTATTTCTGGCTTGGGTGTCGGTGGGATAGCCGTTTACTCGCCCCTACTAATTTCAGAAGTCTCTCCCAAACATGTCAGAGGTACACTGGTTTCCTGCTACCAGTTGATGATCACATTGGGGATCTTCTTGGGTTACTGTACCAACTACGGTACGAAAAACTACGACAACTCTGTACAATGGAGAGTCCCATTGGGGCTGGGGTTTGCGTGGGCTTTGTTCATGATCGCAGCAATGTTTTTTGTTCCGGAATCTCCACGGTACTTGATTGAAAAGGGAAGAATGGAGGATGCGAAAAGATCTGTGTCTCAATCTAACAAAGTTTCCGTCGATGACCCAGCAGTAGTGTCTGAAGTCGAACTGCTACATGCAGGGATTGAGTTGGAGAGAGCAGCAGGATCCGCCACTTGGGATGAATTGTTCTCCACGAAGGGTaaagttcttcaacggtTGATCATGGGTGTCATTATCCAGTCTTTGCAACAGCTAACGGGTGCAAACTACTTCTTCTACTACGGTACCACCATTTTCAAGTCTGTAGGGTTGGAAGATTCTTTCCAAACCTCGATTATTATCGGTGTTGTCAATTTCGcttccactttcttcggGATATACTTTGTGGAGAGATTTGGGCGTCGGAGATGTCTATTGTGGGGTGCTGCGACAATGGTTGCATGCTTCGTGGTGTACGCATCCGTCGGTGTCACGAGACTGTATCCAAATGGTATGGATCAACCATCTTCCAAGGGTGCTGGTAACTGTATGATCGTCTTCacttgtttctttatcttcTGCTTCGCCACCACTTGGGCTCCAATTGCTTACGTCATCGTTGCCGAGACTTTCCCATTGAGAATTAAGGCCAAGGGTATGTCCATCTCCGTGGCTGCCAACTGGATTTGGAACTTTTTGCTAGGGTTCTTCACTCCGTTTATTACCGGGGCTATCAACTTCTATTACGGGTACGTCTTTATGGGATGTTTGGTTTTTGCCTTCTTCTATgtgtttttctttgttccagAGACTAAAGGGTTgactcttgaagaagttaaCACAATGTGGGAGGAAAACGTTCTTCCATGGAAGTCACCCTCTTGGGTCCCACcatcaagaagaggagCAGATTACGATGTCGCTGCTATGTCTAGTGATACTAGACCATGgtacaagaagatgagTTCTTAA
- the KNAG0B06950 gene encoding uncharacterized protein: MKLSTSVASLAATAGLAQADQLTPEQNAVLIVLFKDVFKNFPKYGSWFMSSGFGVPNNIIEVYEAAHTYTDDSFSTMLTSLEMSQIMPMVTAVPWYSSYLSAEVAAALAPFQTTVTHTSSSSPAAPTTTSTTSSTTTDAPTTSSTPTTTAAPSTTADGWTTLPVEDPMVQSMELAVYVKDINANMQQYLNFQQANPGQPYPPAIAQAVMHAMMGQPESEYMTLLTGIDPATVQMMLSGVPWYSTRLEQALDATFRARHVVVKTAAPGESSAAASSVVSSTAASSAAASSAAASSVVSSAPVSSVAASSAPVSSVVASSAAASSVVSSAPRVFRCCFSVSAAPTERNTTYGVSTQWTTATSLYHNTTTVNSCPSESAKTATTTTGKTDTLTSTVCDEVCHSKKSEEAKRTATATEVNTSTVTATVCDEVCHSKKSEEAKKSAAATTTICDEVCESKKSAEATQTATATVTTTTGKGKAATSGSAAGSAVPTTVAQVTKSTAVASPAIHQQTANGAVKNAAGFGFGVLAAAALLL; this comes from the coding sequence ATGAAGTTGTCCACATCCGTCGCTTCCTTGGCCGCTACCGCTGGTTTGGCACAGGCCGACCAATTGACTCCAGAACAGAACGCTGTTTTGATtgttctgttcaaagatgttttcaagaactttcCAAAGTACGGTTCTTGGTTCATGAGCTCTGGGTTTGGTGTTCCAAACAACATCATTGAAGTTTACGAAGCTGCTCATACCTACACTGACGATTCTTTCTCCACCATGTTGACTTCCTTGGAGATGAGTCAAATCATGCCTATGGTTACCGCTGTCCCATGGTACAGCAGTTACTTGTCTGCTGAGGTTGCCGCTGCCCTAGCTCCATTCCAAACCACTGTGACCCACACTTCAAGCTCTTCTCCAGCTGCCCCAACCACTACCAGCACCACTTCTTCCACTACTACTGATGCACCAACAACTTCGTCTACCCCAACCACCACTGCTGCTCCATCCACTACCGCTGATGGATGGACCACTCTTCCAGTTGAAGACCCTATGGTTCAAAGCATGGAGCTGGCCGTCTACGTTAAAGACATCAACGCCAACATGCAGCAATACCTTAACTTCCAACAAGCCAACCCAGGCCAGCCATACCCTCCTGCTATTGCCCAAGCCGTCATGCACGCCATGATGGGCCAACCAGAGTCTGAGTACATGACCCTTTTGACTGGTATTGACCCAGCGACTGTGCAAATGATGTTGAGCGGTGTCCCATGGTACTCCACCAGATTGGAACAGGCCTTGGATGCTACCTTCAGAGCCAGACACGTTGTTGTCAAGACTGCTGCCCCAGGTGAATCCTCTGCCGCTGCTTCTTCCGTTGTTTCCTCTACTGCTGCATCATCTGCCGCTGCTTCCTCTGCCGCTGCTTCTTCCgttgtttcttctgctCCAGTCTCTTCTGTTGCGGCATCCTCtgctccagtttcttctgttgtGGCAtcctctgctgctgcttcttccgTCGTTTCTTCTGCTCCACGTGTCTTCCGTTGCTGTTTCTCCGTTTCCGCTGCTCCAACTGAAAGGAACACCACTTACGGTGTCTCCACCCAATGGACTACTGCTACCTCTTTGTACCACAACACCACGACGGTGAACAGTTGTCCATCTGAGAGCGCCAAGACTGCGACAACGACTACCGGGAAGACCGACACATTGACGTCCACTGTTTGTGACGAAGTGTGCCACTCCAAGAAGTCTGAAGAAGCCAAGAGAACCGCCACTGCCACTGAGGTGAACACATCCACTGTCACTGCCACTGTCTGTGACGAAGTGTGCCACTCCAAGAAGTCTGAGGAAGCCAAGAAGTCTGCCGCTGCTACCACCACTATATGCGATGAGGTCTGTGAATCCAAAAAGTCTGCTGAAGCCACTCAGACTGCTACTGCCACtgtcaccaccactactGGTAAGGGTAAGGCTGCTACCTCTGGTTCCGCTGCTGGATCCGCTGTCCCAACTACTGTGGCCCAAGTCACCAAGTCCACTGCAGTTGCCTCCCCAGCCATTCACCAACAAACTGCCAACGGTGCCGTTAAGAATGCTGCTGGTTTCGGTTTCGGTGTTCTAGCTGCGGCTGCTCTACTGTTGTAA
- the YCT1 gene encoding Yct1p encodes MAFTGTVDTDSVSSSANKDAVEVKDTVITHVEAESEKSQSSLEKVGEYKIIRARDADITFAFMEEHDSLVPEITPVQEKKLRRKVAWIIISLTASIDFLLYSDKATLSYASIFELWDDVHLTQNRYNNSNTLFYVGYIIGLMNLIWVQKFAIRKVMVLMCVSWTVIIFLHCTAYNYQGIYALRFFLGFVESIAVPTLNITMTQFLTPEEKNAYAPIFYTSCIGCGVFVSLIAYGILHAHTVVHIWKLFIIIIGGMTFLMTIVVFLVYPSNPTDAKFLSAEEKVWVIRRVQRTSHSSIEQKTIKKYQVIETFKDPVTWLFCAFFLCQQLANNLTYMQNILFKNIGHTSNLDTTIVSIVSGGFASVLAAVATIFLLYKKNFTAFSVVFWTIPSLAASIAMVAITWGKNIALIAMLCLASPLFGVPWILMFSWNVTSCAGYTKRVTRTGLVMFWYCISNIISPQLWQDRDAPRFIPAWIVQIVLSFFFAPSLALVIWFILRRRNKIRLEKLSQSTEKDGIVQYEGENISASGAQLDLTDLENEFFIYPL; translated from the coding sequence ATGGCATTCACGGGTACTGTGGACACTGACTCAGTTAGTTCTTCTGCAAATAAAGATGCTGTTGAGGTCAAAGACACTGTTATTACCCACGTAGAGGCTGAGAGTGAAAAGTCACAGTCCTCTTTGGAAAAGGTTGGAGAATACAAGATTATTAGAGCTAGAGATGCTGATATTACATTTGCGTTTATGGAAGAACATGATTCTTTAGTTCCAGAAATCACTCCTGTCCAAGAGAAAAAGTTGCGGCGTAAAGTGGCATGGATTATTATATCCTTGACTGCTTCAATTGATTTCTTATTGTACTCTGACAAGGCTACGCTATCTTACGCCTCCATCTTTGAACTATGGGATGACGTGCATCTAACACAAAATAGATACAACAATTCCAATACCCTGTTTTACGTTGGTTACATTATCGGTCTAATGAACCTGATCTGGGTCCAAAAGTTTGCCATTCGTAAAGTCATGGTTTTAATGTGTGTTTCCTGGACGgttattatttttttgcactGCACCGCTTACAATTACCAAGGTATATACGCTTTGCGGTTCTTTTTGGGGTTTGTTGAATCCATCGCTGTTCCAACTTTGAATATTACCATGACCCAGTTTTTAACACCGGAGGAGAAGAATGCATATGCCCCGATTTTCTACACAAGTTGTATTGGTTGTGGAGTTTTCGTCTCGTTGATTGCTTATGGTATTCTCCATGCCCATACTGTGGTTCATATTTGGAAACTattcattattattattggAGGTATGACATTTTTAATGACAATTGTCGTTTTTTTGGTATATCCCAGCAACCCAACGGATGCCAAGTTTCTTTCCGCCGAGGAAAAAGTTTGGGTTATCAGAAGAGTGCAAAGAACGTCCCATTCTTCGATCGAACAAAAGACcataaaaaaatatcaagtTATTGAAACTTTTAAAGACCCAGTTACATGGTTGTTCTGTGCTTTTTTCTTATGTCAGCAGTTGGCAAATAATCTAACGTACATGCAAAatatccttttcaaaaacattgGTCATACGTCCAACTTAGACACGACTATAGTCTCCATTGTCTCTGGCGGTTTTGCATCTGTCCTTGCAGCAGTTGCGACAATTTTCTTATTATACAAGAAGAATTTCACTGCCTTTTCTGTTGTATTTTGGACGATTCCGTCGTTGGCAGCATCCATTGCCATGGTAGCTATCACATGGGGAAAGAATATTGCGTTGATTGCTATGCTCTGTTTAGCTTCCCCACTATTTGGTGTACCTTGGATTTTGATGTTCAGTTGGAACGTCACCAGTTGTGCAGGATATACTAAGAGAGTGACAAGGACTGGACTGGTCATGTTTTGGTATTGTATCTCAAACATTATTTCTCCTCAACTGTGGCAAGATCGTGACGCTCCAAGATTTATCCCTGCCTGGATTGTTCAGATTGTgttgtccttcttttttgccCCGTCATTGGCTCTCGTAATCTGGTTCATTCTGCGTCGTAGAAATAAAATCAGGTTGGAAAAACTGTCTCAatcaacagaaaaagacGGTATTGTCCAGTATGAAGGTGAAAATATAAGCGCCAGTGGCGCACAATTGGATTTAACTGATTTGGAGAATGAATTCTTCATATATCCGTTGTAA
- the KNAG0B06970 gene encoding homocysteine S-methyltransferase family protein, whose protein sequence is MPRQPIQEYLKVNPRKVLVLDGGQGTELENRGINVANPVWSTVPFIDSSFWSNKSSKDRVIVKGMFDAFLDAGAEILMTTTYQTSFKSVSENTPIQNLEEYSSLLDRIVQFSRDCIGPDKYLIGCIGPWGAHVCAEFNGDYGPNPAEIDYLSYFKPQLDNFFHNDNLDLIGFETIPNIHELRAILSWDETILSKPFYIGLSVHNNGLLRDGSTMKDVADLIKSFGGKLNKNLTLLGINCVSFSDSPDILESIHKELPDMPLIAYPNSGEVYDTVKKIWLPNRDMVMTWEEVVDRYIKAGARIVGGCCRTSPKDIRAVAAAVKKRADDTVWQD, encoded by the coding sequence ATGCCTCGTCAACCAATTCAAGAGTATTTGAAGGTGAATCCGAGAAAAGTCTTGGTCCTGGATGGCGGTCAGGGGACAGAACTGGAAAACAGGGGGATCAATGTAGCGAATCCCGTTTGGTCCACTGTTCCATTTATCGACAGTTCGTTCTGGTCCAACAAGTCCTCGAAGGATAGAGTGATTGTGAAGGGGATGTTTGATGCTTTTTTGGACGCTGGCGCGGAGATTTTAATGACGACCACCTACCAGACAAGTTTCAAGTCTGTATCGGAGAACACCCCCATTCAAAACTTGGAGGAGTACAGTTCGCTACTTGACCGAATTGTTCAGTTTTCGAGGGATTGCATTGGGCCCGACAAGTACTTGATTGGCTGCATCGGTCCGTGGGGTGCCCACGTATGTGCAGAATTCAATGGTGATTATGGCCCAAACCCCGCTGAGATCGACTATTTGTCATACTTCAAACCACAACTGGATAACTTTTTCCACAATGATAACCTTGATTTGATTGGGTTTGAGACAATCCCCAATATTCATGAACTAAGAGCAATTCTCTCCTGGGATGAGACCATCCTTTCCAAACCTTTTTACATTGGCCTGTCTGTCCATAACAACGGGTTGTTGAGAGATGGATCTACTATGAAAGATGTCGCGGACTTGATAAAGTCTTTTGGGGGCAAATTGAATAAGAATTTAACGTTGTTGGGGATTAACTGTGTGAGCTTCAGCGATTCTCCAGATATTCTAGAGTCCATACACAAGGAGTTACCAGATATGCCGTTGATTGCATACCCAAATAGCGGTGAAGTCTACGACACagtgaagaaaatatgGCTACCGAATAGGGACATGGTTATGACATGGGAAGAAGTGGTAGACAGGTATATCAAGGCAGGGGCCCGTATCGTGGGTGGCTGCTGTCGGACTTCACCTAAGGATATCAGAGCGGTAGCAGCTGCAGTCAAGAAACGTGCAGACGATACTGTGTGGCAGGACTAA
- the KNAG0B06980 gene encoding SRP1/TIP1 family protein, which yields MVSFSKISVAAYALTTAYAINLAADDETVKEIELAVYVNDIYSNMMQYLNFRSTHKDQPYPDSVQQAVMARMFGSPESKWLGQLTTIPYATVSMMMTGVPWYSTRLLPALEKSLAARDITITYPQSAITHETVSSTISSKTTPAAPTTSSTTTSAAPTTSSTTTSAAPTTSSTTTSAAPTASSTTTSAAPTTSSTTTSAAPTSSVVPTTSTTAATTSAPVAWTTLPVEDPMVQSMELAVYVKDINANMQQYLNFQQANPGQPHPPAIAQAVMHAMMGQPESEFMTLLTGIDPATVQMMLSGVPWYSTRLEQALDATFRARHVVVKTAAPGESSAAASSVVSSTAASSAAASSAAASSVVSSAPVSSVVASSAAASSVVSSAPVSSVAVSSVSAAPTERNTTYGVSTQWTTATSLYHNTTTVNSCPSESAKTATTTTGKTDTLTSTVCDEVCHSKKSEEAKRTATATEVNTSTVTATVCDEVCHSKKSEEAKKSATATKVNTSTVTETVCDEECRSRKSEEAHKTLTETTTTCTNSAESINANGKTETKSGKGESNGKAATTAAETTTATGQAGTTTTGTGTKENAAQKTTSKGEKGSSTAIKVENGSTITTLAGPSGVKEQTESAHSSSTKSSNAPNVHVQTANDASRGVVGASVGLMAMVALLL from the coding sequence ATGGTTAGCTTCAGTAAGATTTCGGTAGCAGCATATGCTTTGACAACAGCATATGCCATTAATTTGGCTGCTGACGATGAAACAGTCAAGGAAATTGAACTAGCTGTTTATGTTAATGATATCTACAGTAACATGATGCAGTATCTGAATTTCCGAAGTACGCACAAAGATCAACCATATCCTGATTCTGTCCAACAGGCTGTTATGGCTAGGATGTTTGGTTCCCCGGAATCCAAATGGTTGGGCCAACTGACGACGATCCCATATGCTACTGTCAGTATGATGATGACTGGTGTTCCATGGTACTCAACGAGACTTCTACCAGCATTAGAAAAGTCTCTGGCGGCTAGGGACATCACTATCACATACCCACAGTCCGCCATTACTCATGAGACAGTATCGTCCACTATTAGTTCGAAGACCACTCCAGCTGCTCCAACGACCAGCTCGACAACCACTTCAGCTGCTCCAACGACCAGCTCGACAACCACTTCAGCTGCTCCAACGACCAGCTCGACAACCACTTCAGCTGCTCCAACGGCCAGCTCGACAACCACTTCAGCTGCTCCAACGACCAGCTCAACAACCACTTCAGCTGCTCCAACGAGCTCTGTTGTTCCAACTACTTCTACTACTGCTGCCACAACCTCTGCACCAGTTGCATGGACCACTCTTCCAGTTGAAGACCCTATGGTTCAAAGCATGGAGCTGGCCGTCTACGTTAAAGACATCAACGCCAACATGCAGCAATACCTTAACTTCCAACAAGCCAACCCAGGCCAGCCACACCCTCCTGCTATTGCCCAAGCCGTCATGCACGCCATGATGGGCCAACCAGAGTCTGAGTTCATGACCCTTTTGACTGGTATTGACCCAGCGACTGTGCAAATGATGTTGAGCGGTGTCCCATGGTACTCCACCAGATTGGAACAGGCCTTGGATGCTACCTTCAGAGCCAGACACGTTGTTGTCAAGACTGCTGCCCCAGGTGAATCCTCTGCCGCTGCTTCTTCCGTTGTTTCCTCTACTGCTGCATCATCTGCCGCTGCTTCCTCTGCCGCTGCTTCTTCCgttgtttcttctgctCCAGTCTCTTCTGTTGTGGCAtcctctgctgctgcttcttccgTCGTTTCTTCTGCTCCAGTGTCTTCCgttgctgtttcttccGTTTCCGCTGCTCCAACTGAAAGGAACACCACTTACGGTGTCTCCACCCAATGGACTACTGCTACCTCTTTGTACCACAACACCACGACGGTGAACAGTTGTCCATCTGAGAGCGCCAAGACTGCGACAACGACTACCGGGAAGACCGACACATTGACGTCCACTGTTTGTGACGAAGTGTGCCACTCCAAGAAGTCTGAAGAAGCCAAGAGAACCGCCACTGCCACTGAGGTGAACACATCCACTGTCACTGCCACTGTCTGTGACGAAGTGTGCCACTCCAAGAAGTCTGAGGAAGCCAAGAAGTCTGCCACTGCTACTAAAGTAAACACATCTACAGTTACTGAAACTGTTTGCGATGAAGAATGTCGTTCTAGAAAATCTGAGGAGGCTCATAAAACGTTAACAGAGACCACAACCACATGTACGAACAGTGCGGAATCTATAAACGCAAATGGTAAAACAGAGACGAAGAGTGGTAAAGGTGAATCAAATGGCAAGGCTGCCACTACCGCTGCGGAGACAACCACCGCAACCGGACAGGCTGGAACCACAACAACTGGAACTGGTACGAAAGAGAATGCTGCCCAAAAAACCACTTCTAAGGGGGAAAAGGGCTCCTCTACCGCTATCAAGGTCGAAAATGGTTCCACCATAACAACTCTGGCCGGGCCCAGCGGTGTTAAAGAGCAAACTGAATCAGCACATTCCTCTTCCACCAAATCGTCCAACGCACCAAACGTCCACGTTCAGACCGCTAACGATGCTTCCAGAGGTGTTGTTGGCGCGAGTGTCGGTTTGATGGCAATGGTTGCTCTCCTATTATAG
- the KNAG0B06990 gene encoding NAD(P)-dependent alcohol dehydrogenase → MTYPDTFKGIAVTDHANWKNVSQLDYLPKHFDDHDIDIRVLACGVCGSDIHCASGHWGEIPKPLVVGHEIIGIVVKTGPRCDSGLKVEDRVGVGAQALSCLDCDRCTHDNEPYCPNRVSTYAKSYRDGYVSQGGYADYVRVHEHFAVLIPESIPSHLAAPLMCGGLTVFSPLLRNGCGPGKKVGILGIGGIGHMGVLLAKAMGAEVYAISRTSSKKADAVKLGTDHFIATKEEPDWHEKYFDTLDLLVICAGSLTDVDFDTLPKIMTVGGRVVSIAIPEQHEILKLKPFGLVGVSIANSLLGSMKELKELLELVAKNNIKIWVETIPIGEKGVNEAFTRMEKGDVRYRFTLVDYDKAF, encoded by the coding sequence ATGACTTATCCCGATACATTTAAGGGTATTGCTGTGACAGATCATGCAAACTGGAAGAATGTCTCTCAACTTGACTACCTGCCCAAGCACTTTGATGATCACGACATCGACATAAGAGTTCTGGCTTGTGGAGTTTGTGGTTCGGATATACATTGTGCTAGTGGGCATTGGGGTGAAATTCCTAAGCCCCTAGTGGTTGGACATGAAATTATTGGTATCGTGGTAAAGACTGGTCCACGTTGCGACAGTGGATTGAAAGTCGAAGACCGAGTGGGTGTTGGAGCACAAGCACTCTCATGCCTGGATTGCGACCGCTGCACGCATGATAACGAGCCGTACTGTCCAAACAGGGTGAGTACTTATGCGAAGTCTTACCGGGATGGATATGTATCCCAAGGCGGATACGCTGATTATGTGAGGGTTCATGAGCACTTTGCCGTACTTATCCCAGAGTCAATCCCCTCACATTTGGCCGCTCCATTGATGTGTGGTGGATTAACGGTGTTTTCCCCTTTGCTTAGAAATGGATGTGGTCCTGGCAAGAAGGTTGGAATTTTAGGAATCGGAGGTATTGGTCACATGGGTGTTCTTTTAGCTAAGGCAATGGGAGCAGAAGTTTATGCGATCTCTCGGACATCCAGCAAAAAAGCAGATGCTGTGAAACTGGGCACAGATCATTTCATTGCCACTAAAGAGGAACCTGATTGGCACGAAAAGTATTTTGACACGcttgaccttcttgttATCTGCGCTGGCTCTTTAACAGATGTGGATTTCGATACTCTTCCCAAAATCATGACAGTTGGTGGGCGTGTTGTATCTATTGCCATTCCGGAGCAACATGAAATTTTAAAGCTGAAACCATTTGGCCTAGTGGGGGTCTCGATCGCAAACAGTCTTTTAGGGTCTATGAAAGAGCTGAAGGAGTTATTAGAATTGGTAGCCAAGAATAATATTAAAATATGGGTAGAAACGATCCCAATAGGTGAAAAGGGTGTTAATGAAGCCTTTACAAGAATGGAAAAGGGCGATGTAAGATACCGATTCACCCTGGTTGACTACGACAAGGCATTTTGA
- the KNAG0B07000 gene encoding uncharacterized protein produces the protein MRELDSFETVPNCYSVLQGNTTVHGLPVMRKFRVSMTVLFQHGLFWLFCEPPTMRSKVSCFDISRMPDLYFVTHDCYLYTGLQTCILLDIGIFAIFIHSNEFYLDGDDIIHLLLSNIVQILPYIVRYLLVKQIRRRLLVAKRNTFQCVDDNCGTTVTLPYSR, from the coding sequence ATGAGAGAGCTGGACTCTTTCGAGACTGTACCCAATTGTTACTCTGTTCTGCAAGGAAACACAACAGTTCATGGCTTGCCAGTGATGCGCAAATTTCGTGTATCAATGACAGTTTTATTCCAGCACGGTTTATTTTGGTTGTTTTGTGAACCTCCTACAATGCGGAGTAAAGTTTCATGTTTCGATATATCCAGGATGCCCGATCTGTACTTTGTCACGCACGACTGTTATTTGTACACGGGGCTACAGACCTGTATTTTGTTAGATATTGGCATTTTTGCCATATTTATCCATAGTAATGAATTCTATTTAGATGGTGATGATATAATTCATTTACTTCTTTCTAATATTGTACAAATTCTTCCATATATAGTTCGATACCTTTTGGTGAAACAGATCAGACGTAGACTATTGGTAGCTAAACGTAACACTTTCCAGTGTGTCGACGACAATTGTGGCACAACTGTTACCCTGCCATATTCTCGTTAG